A genomic region of Thiohalophilus sp. contains the following coding sequences:
- the queF gene encoding preQ(1) synthase, with product MPSQPSKSLETFDNPMPERDYTIRIEVPEFTCLCPKTGQPDFATLYLEYVPEAKCVELKSLKMYVWAYRDEGAFHEKVTNTILDDLVKATEPRFMRLTAKFNVRGGIYTSVVAEHRQSGWQAPEAVKLP from the coding sequence ATGCCCAGCCAGCCCAGCAAGAGCCTCGAAACGTTCGACAATCCGATGCCGGAACGGGATTATACCATCCGCATCGAGGTACCGGAGTTTACCTGTTTGTGTCCCAAGACCGGGCAACCGGACTTCGCGACGCTCTATCTGGAGTATGTGCCCGAGGCCAAATGCGTCGAGCTCAAGTCGTTGAAGATGTATGTCTGGGCCTATCGCGACGAGGGGGCCTTCCACGAGAAGGTCACCAATACCATTCTCGATGATCTGGTGAAGGCGACCGAGCCGCGCTTCATGCGCCTGACCGCGAAATTCAATGTGCGCGGCGGCATTTACACCTCCGTCGTCGCCGAGCACCGCCAGAGCGGCTGGCAGGCCCCCGAGGCCGTCAAGTTACCTTGA
- the smc gene encoding chromosome segregation protein SMC translates to MRLTKLKLSGFKSFVDPTTVPLPSSLVGVVGPNGCGKSNIIDAVRWVMGESSAKHLRGDSMADVIFNGSTSRKPVGQATVELVFDNSDGSLGGQYATYSEISIKRTVTRDGQSIYHLNGTRCRRRDITDIFLGTGLGPRSYAIIEQGTISRIIEAKPEELRVFLEEAAGISKYKERRRETENRIRHTRENLDRLNDLREELDKQLAKLQRQAKTAERYKVLKEEERLLRAQLQALRWKGVDEQACQSDNQLREQETALEGAVAKQRHIEAEIEQQRGLHTEASDKFNEVQSRFYSIGADIARLEQSIQHARERRTQQSQDLQQLEKDWNDAQVHVEADRKRIEELEAGLKMIEPDLQAAEQREQTATEALQGAEQAMQEWQQAWEDFNQQSAEPARQAEVERTRIQHLEQKLTQLQQRLDKAEQDLQQQSPERVQQEVAELQQQLEQTGEQVNQAQQSLTEKQDQIAALRDSSHQVNADLDQARSRLQDLRGRSASLEALQQAALGKDEGAVNDWLSGQQLQDAPRLAEEMDVEAGWERAVECVLGGHLEAVCVAGVDPLAEVLGSLQEGTLTLFDTQAPGPETRAASGTPLLNKVSAPWKLDALLGGVYAAESLAEALSLRADLAAQESVVTREGIWLGPNWLRVVKDQEQDQKTGILKREQELKALNTRIQEESGRVQALQEQLEGERERLRELEQERDDAQARLNQASRRQAEQQSDLKARQNQLEQAQARQQALQKEQQDLHTEIERDKQELQECRGRLQTALDTMSGLEQQREQLSNRRDELRNTLEQAREQAQSVRSEAHEIKLRAEKERTELNSTRQARERLDSQLTQLSARRDELQKALAESEAPLEEMNRELTDKLDKRVAVETELGEARQAMEAIEHQMREFEEQRVAAEQQVQEVRSSLEQIRISQQEFKVRRQTLEEQITESGFELQQLLQEMPEDAEVTQWQENVEQLEARIQRLGPINLAAIEEYEQQSERKKYLDAQNEDLVQALKTLEDAIHKIDKETRTRFKETYDKVNSGLKDLFPRLFGGGHAYLEMTGEDLLETGVTVMARPPGKRNSTIHLLSGGEKALTAVALVFAIFELNPAPFCMLDEVDAPLDDANVTRYCDLLQHMSDRTQFIFITHNKVTMEVANHLTGVTMHEPGVSRMVAVDVDEAAKLASA, encoded by the coding sequence ATGCGACTGACCAAACTCAAACTCTCCGGCTTCAAATCCTTCGTCGACCCGACTACCGTTCCGCTGCCCAGCTCGCTGGTCGGGGTGGTGGGGCCCAACGGTTGTGGCAAATCCAACATCATCGACGCGGTGCGCTGGGTGATGGGCGAGTCTTCCGCCAAGCATTTGCGCGGGGATTCCATGGCCGATGTCATTTTCAACGGCTCCACCTCGCGCAAGCCGGTCGGTCAGGCCACGGTGGAGCTGGTGTTCGATAACAGCGACGGCAGCCTGGGCGGGCAGTACGCCACCTACAGCGAAATCTCCATCAAGCGCACGGTCACCCGCGACGGGCAGTCCATTTACCATCTCAACGGCACCCGCTGCCGGCGCCGGGACATCACCGACATCTTCCTGGGTACCGGCCTGGGGCCGCGCAGCTATGCGATTATCGAGCAGGGCACGATTTCGCGCATTATCGAGGCCAAGCCGGAAGAGCTGCGGGTGTTCCTTGAGGAGGCCGCCGGCATCTCCAAGTACAAGGAGCGCCGTCGCGAGACCGAAAACCGCATTCGCCACACCCGCGAGAATCTGGATCGGCTCAACGATTTGCGCGAGGAGCTGGACAAGCAGCTCGCCAAGCTGCAACGCCAGGCCAAAACCGCCGAGCGCTACAAGGTGCTCAAGGAAGAAGAACGCCTGCTGCGCGCCCAGCTCCAGGCGCTGCGCTGGAAGGGCGTCGACGAGCAGGCCTGCCAGAGCGATAACCAGTTGCGCGAACAGGAGACGGCCCTGGAAGGCGCGGTGGCCAAACAGCGCCATATCGAGGCCGAGATCGAACAGCAGCGCGGCCTGCATACCGAGGCCAGCGACAAATTCAACGAAGTCCAGAGCCGGTTTTACAGTATTGGCGCCGATATCGCCCGGCTGGAACAGTCCATCCAGCACGCCAGGGAGCGTCGCACCCAGCAGAGCCAGGATCTGCAACAGCTGGAAAAAGACTGGAATGATGCCCAGGTCCATGTGGAGGCGGATCGCAAACGGATCGAGGAGCTGGAAGCCGGGCTCAAGATGATTGAACCGGATCTGCAGGCCGCAGAGCAGCGCGAGCAGACCGCCACCGAAGCCCTGCAGGGGGCCGAGCAGGCGATGCAGGAGTGGCAGCAGGCCTGGGAAGATTTCAATCAGCAGTCCGCCGAACCGGCCCGCCAGGCCGAGGTGGAGCGCACCCGTATTCAGCATCTGGAGCAGAAACTGACCCAGCTGCAGCAACGGCTGGACAAGGCCGAGCAGGACTTGCAGCAGCAATCGCCGGAGCGTGTACAGCAGGAAGTGGCCGAGTTGCAACAACAGCTCGAACAAACCGGCGAACAGGTCAATCAGGCCCAGCAGTCTCTGACTGAAAAGCAGGATCAGATCGCCGCGTTGCGCGATTCCAGCCACCAGGTCAACGCCGACCTGGATCAGGCCCGTAGCCGGTTGCAGGATCTGCGCGGTCGCAGTGCCTCGCTCGAGGCGCTGCAGCAGGCGGCGCTGGGCAAGGACGAGGGGGCGGTCAACGACTGGCTCAGCGGTCAACAGTTGCAGGATGCGCCGCGCCTGGCCGAGGAGATGGACGTCGAAGCCGGCTGGGAACGGGCCGTGGAATGTGTGCTGGGCGGGCATCTGGAAGCGGTCTGCGTGGCCGGGGTCGATCCGCTGGCCGAAGTGCTCGGCAGCCTGCAGGAAGGCACCCTGACCCTGTTCGACACCCAGGCTCCGGGTCCGGAGACCCGCGCGGCCAGCGGCACGCCGTTGCTGAACAAGGTTTCCGCGCCGTGGAAACTGGATGCCCTGCTGGGCGGGGTGTATGCCGCCGAATCCCTGGCCGAGGCGCTCTCGCTGCGGGCCGACCTTGCGGCACAGGAGTCGGTCGTCACCCGCGAGGGGATCTGGCTCGGGCCCAACTGGCTGCGGGTGGTCAAGGACCAGGAGCAGGATCAGAAAACCGGCATTCTCAAGCGCGAGCAGGAGCTCAAGGCGCTCAATACCCGGATTCAGGAAGAGAGCGGCCGTGTGCAGGCCCTGCAGGAACAGCTGGAAGGCGAGCGCGAACGGCTGCGTGAGCTGGAGCAGGAGCGGGACGATGCCCAGGCCCGGCTGAATCAGGCCAGTCGCCGCCAGGCCGAACAGCAGTCCGATCTCAAGGCGCGCCAGAACCAGCTGGAGCAGGCCCAGGCCCGCCAGCAGGCGCTGCAAAAAGAACAGCAGGATCTGCACACCGAAATCGAGCGGGACAAACAGGAGCTGCAGGAGTGCCGCGGCCGTCTGCAAACGGCGCTGGATACCATGTCCGGTCTGGAGCAACAGCGCGAACAGCTGAGCAACCGTCGCGATGAACTGCGTAATACCCTGGAACAGGCCCGCGAGCAGGCCCAGAGCGTGCGCAGCGAAGCCCACGAGATCAAACTGCGCGCCGAAAAAGAGCGCACCGAGCTGAACTCCACCCGGCAGGCCCGGGAACGCCTCGACAGCCAGCTCACCCAGCTCTCCGCCCGTCGTGATGAGCTGCAAAAGGCGCTGGCTGAAAGCGAGGCGCCGCTGGAGGAGATGAACAGGGAGCTGACCGACAAGCTCGACAAACGCGTGGCTGTGGAAACCGAGCTGGGTGAGGCGCGCCAGGCGATGGAAGCGATCGAGCATCAGATGCGCGAATTCGAGGAACAGCGTGTCGCGGCCGAACAGCAGGTGCAGGAAGTGCGTTCCAGCCTGGAGCAGATCCGCATCAGCCAGCAGGAATTCAAGGTTCGCCGCCAGACGCTCGAAGAACAGATCACCGAATCGGGTTTCGAACTGCAGCAACTGTTGCAGGAGATGCCGGAAGACGCCGAAGTCACTCAGTGGCAGGAAAACGTCGAACAGCTGGAAGCCAGGATCCAGCGCCTGGGGCCGATCAACCTGGCGGCCATCGAGGAGTACGAACAGCAGTCAGAGCGCAAGAAATACCTGGATGCGCAGAACGAGGATCTGGTGCAGGCCCTCAAGACCCTGGAAGATGCGATCCACAAGATCGACAAGGAGACCCGGACCCGTTTCAAGGAGACCTACGACAAGGTCAACAGCGGGCTCAAGGATCTTTTCCCGCGCCTGTTTGGCGGCGGTCATGCTTACCTGGAGATGACCGGCGAGGATCTGCTGGAGACCGGCGTCACCGTCATGGCGCGTCCGCCCGGCAAGCGCAACAGTACCATTCACCTGTTGTCCGGCGGCGAAAAAGCCCTGACCGCGGTGGCCCTGGTCTTTGCCATCTTCGAACTGAATCCCGCGCCGTTTTGTATGCTCGACGAGGTCGACGCGCCGCTGGACGATGCCAACGTCACCCGCTATTGTGATCTCTTGCAGCACATGTCGGACAGAACACAGTTTATTTTCATCACCCATAATAAAGTCACCATGGAAGTCGCCAACCACCTGACCGGCGTCACCATGCACGAACCGGGCGTCTCGCGCATGGTCGCGGTGGACGTCGACGAAGCGGCCAAACTCGCTTCGGCATGA
- a CDS encoding FGGY-family carbohydrate kinase, translating into MTSSHSDNRHTALYVGIDLGTSGCRATAINADATVLYTASTELPPAMAEGIARYQDPGLWWQAVERVLDELFEQVDPAQVERIAVDGTSGSVLVTNAAGEPLREALLYNDQRDPVYVEHLKAMAPPDNPVLSPNSGLVKLLWLSMHVDKSALAHCLHQADWIAGKLTDRYGISDVNNCLKTGFNAEHYTWPRWMDTLPLDNAWLPTVQAPGAPVGPISDHMAKRFNLSEKTLIVSGTTDSTASFIATGAGEPGDAVTVLGSTLVLKVLGNKPILAANYGVYSQPLGDLWLVGGASNSGGAVLKHYFTDEQLQAMTTQLDPQQPTGLNYYPLPALGERFPINDPNLSPQLEPRPDDDVTFFQGMLEGIARIEKQGYERLAELGAPFPKRILSAGGGSVNDAWTQIRQSLLGIPVETAPNTEAAYGSALIALRSDKS; encoded by the coding sequence ATGACTTCTTCACATTCCGACAACCGTCACACTGCACTCTATGTAGGGATTGATCTGGGGACGTCCGGTTGCCGGGCGACGGCGATCAATGCTGATGCCACAGTTCTCTACACGGCCAGTACCGAACTCCCCCCCGCCATGGCCGAGGGCATTGCCCGTTATCAGGATCCCGGGCTCTGGTGGCAGGCGGTGGAGCGGGTGCTGGATGAACTGTTTGAACAGGTCGATCCCGCGCAGGTAGAACGTATCGCCGTGGACGGCACCTCGGGGTCGGTGCTGGTGACCAATGCCGCCGGCGAACCGTTACGCGAGGCGTTGCTGTACAACGATCAGCGCGATCCGGTTTACGTCGAACACCTCAAGGCGATGGCACCGCCGGATAACCCGGTGCTCAGCCCCAACTCCGGCCTGGTCAAGCTGTTGTGGCTGAGCATGCACGTCGATAAAAGCGCCCTCGCCCACTGTCTGCATCAGGCCGACTGGATTGCCGGCAAACTCACCGATCGCTACGGCATCAGTGATGTCAACAACTGCCTCAAAACCGGTTTCAATGCCGAGCACTATACCTGGCCACGCTGGATGGATACCCTGCCGCTGGACAACGCCTGGTTGCCCACAGTGCAAGCACCCGGCGCGCCGGTCGGCCCGATCAGCGATCATATGGCCAAACGTTTCAATCTGTCAGAGAAGACATTGATCGTCAGCGGCACCACCGACAGTACCGCCTCGTTTATCGCCACCGGCGCCGGCGAGCCGGGCGATGCAGTGACCGTGCTTGGCTCAACCCTGGTATTGAAGGTGCTGGGCAATAAGCCCATTCTGGCCGCCAACTACGGTGTTTACAGCCAGCCGCTGGGCGACTTGTGGCTGGTGGGCGGCGCCTCCAACAGCGGCGGCGCGGTATTGAAACACTATTTCACCGACGAGCAACTGCAGGCGATGACGACGCAACTGGATCCGCAACAGCCAACCGGACTCAACTACTATCCACTGCCGGCTCTGGGGGAACGCTTTCCCATCAACGACCCGAACCTGAGCCCGCAACTGGAACCGCGTCCCGATGACGACGTGACGTTTTTTCAGGGCATGCTCGAGGGGATCGCGCGCATCGAAAAACAGGGTTATGAACGCCTGGCCGAACTCGGCGCCCCCTTCCCCAAACGCATCCTCAGCGCCGGCGGCGGCAGCGTCAACGACGCCTGGACGCAGATACGCCAGAGCCTGCTGGGTATTCCGGTGGAAACCGCGCCCAACACCGAAGCCGCTTACGGCAGCGCACTCATCGCTCTGCGCAGTGACAAGAGCTGA
- a CDS encoding ATP-binding protein translates to MLSTNFVLLIALAYVVILFVLAFVSERRARAGRDRLLRSPLVYTLSISVYCTSWTLFGAVGSAARNGLEFATIYLGPTLVFVGWWFLLRKLVRIGHAYRITSIADLISSRFGKSAVLGVLVTCIAVIAATPYIALQLKAVTASFEVFNLASDNSASTSIIADTDPGFWVALTMVLFTILFGTRNLDANEHNPGVVAAIAFEAIVKLFAILAVGLFVVFGIAGGVNEVFQLPTAERIIYDNELFGWRWINMMVLSAIAIVCLPRQFQITVVENSDENHLRTAAWAFPLYLFLISLFVLPIAIVGTALLPQGTNPDMFLLTLPLSADQNLLALLAFIGGFSSATSMVIVSSIALSIMVSNHIIVPLLLRMPRQNLNTSGDIKHLMLITRRISIAVILLLGYLYFHLSGESDALAAMGLIAFVGVAQFFPAMLGVLYWRNATTRGTIAGLSVGFILWIYTSFIPSLSEAGGALTSLVEYGPWGIELLKPQALFGLEGMDPLVHSVFWSLGSNAALFVLVSVWTTHRPLEKLQSALFIDVFRNLVGSEAQVIHRHAAIKDLYKLTQRILGPAETHKLFEELTGGELILQQLPPLDAKGIATIERRLAGNIGASTAHALVSQIATGETISMDEIIKLVDETQQVVEYSHRLEQQSIQLQATADELRSANLRLHQLDARKDEFLSQVSHEVRTPMTSIRSFAELLLNIDALSNEQSQRFIRIIHEESLRLTRLLDEILEMSHLEQGHLQIESTPVNPETLIDRALDTCHGLAEQHQVRLVSGERAALAQVRGDAERLYQVLINLLTNAILYNTNPQPWVQVESRNIGSHYELDIIDNGPGIADITQVFEKFSRGNQNAANPHGSGLGLAISRRLVQKMNGELAIVNSSDRGTRFRLRLPLNDEKTGGD, encoded by the coding sequence ATGCTCAGTACCAACTTCGTCCTGCTTATTGCTCTCGCCTATGTGGTGATATTATTCGTTCTGGCGTTTGTCAGTGAACGTCGGGCCCGGGCCGGCCGTGATCGGCTGTTGCGTTCCCCCCTGGTGTATACACTTTCCATTTCTGTCTATTGTACGTCCTGGACGCTGTTCGGTGCCGTCGGCTCCGCGGCCCGTAACGGACTGGAATTCGCCACGATCTATCTGGGACCAACACTGGTGTTTGTCGGCTGGTGGTTCCTGCTGCGAAAGCTGGTGCGAATCGGGCATGCATACCGCATCACCTCGATCGCCGACTTGATCTCCTCGCGCTTTGGCAAAAGCGCCGTACTGGGCGTTCTGGTGACCTGTATTGCCGTGATTGCCGCAACCCCCTACATTGCCCTGCAGCTCAAGGCAGTAACAGCCAGCTTCGAAGTATTCAATCTGGCCAGCGACAACAGTGCTTCCACTTCCATCATTGCCGATACCGATCCGGGTTTTTGGGTCGCACTGACCATGGTACTGTTCACTATCCTGTTTGGAACTCGAAACCTCGATGCCAATGAACATAACCCGGGAGTAGTGGCGGCCATTGCCTTTGAAGCGATTGTCAAACTCTTCGCCATTCTGGCCGTGGGCCTGTTTGTTGTTTTCGGGATCGCCGGCGGGGTGAATGAGGTCTTTCAATTGCCCACGGCCGAGCGCATCATTTATGACAATGAGCTGTTCGGCTGGCGCTGGATTAACATGATGGTGCTCTCGGCCATCGCCATTGTTTGCCTCCCGCGCCAGTTTCAGATTACCGTGGTGGAAAATTCCGATGAAAACCACCTGCGCACCGCGGCATGGGCCTTTCCCCTGTACCTGTTTTTAATCAGCCTGTTCGTGTTGCCCATCGCCATTGTCGGGACCGCCCTGCTGCCGCAAGGAACGAACCCGGATATGTTTCTGCTCACTCTGCCATTGTCGGCTGATCAGAATCTGCTGGCATTACTGGCCTTTATCGGCGGCTTCTCCTCGGCCACTTCCATGGTCATCGTCTCGAGTATCGCCCTGTCCATTATGGTCTCCAATCACATTATCGTGCCACTCCTTCTGCGTATGCCACGCCAGAACCTGAATACCAGTGGAGACATCAAACATCTCATGTTGATTACCCGACGCATCTCTATCGCGGTGATCCTGTTACTCGGTTATCTTTATTTCCATCTCAGCGGCGAATCCGACGCGCTGGCGGCCATGGGACTGATCGCCTTCGTCGGTGTCGCCCAGTTCTTCCCCGCTATGCTGGGTGTGTTGTACTGGCGTAATGCCACCACCAGAGGAACGATTGCCGGCCTCTCCGTCGGCTTTATCCTGTGGATCTATACCTCATTCATCCCGAGTCTCAGCGAAGCCGGCGGCGCGCTGACCTCACTGGTCGAATACGGACCATGGGGGATTGAACTGCTCAAGCCCCAGGCGCTGTTCGGACTGGAAGGCATGGACCCGCTGGTTCACTCGGTATTCTGGAGCCTGGGCAGCAACGCCGCGCTGTTTGTCCTGGTGTCGGTATGGACGACGCACCGGCCACTCGAGAAACTGCAAAGCGCATTATTCATTGATGTATTTCGCAATCTGGTGGGCAGCGAAGCCCAGGTGATACACCGCCACGCGGCAATCAAGGATCTATACAAACTCACCCAGCGCATTCTCGGCCCGGCGGAGACCCACAAGCTTTTCGAGGAACTCACCGGCGGCGAGTTGATCCTGCAACAACTCCCTCCCCTGGATGCCAAAGGCATCGCGACTATCGAGCGGCGTCTGGCCGGTAATATCGGTGCCTCCACGGCGCACGCACTGGTCTCCCAGATTGCCACCGGTGAAACTATCAGCATGGACGAGATCATCAAACTGGTGGATGAAACCCAGCAGGTCGTCGAGTACAGCCACCGCCTGGAACAACAATCAATACAACTGCAAGCCACCGCCGATGAGCTACGCAGTGCCAATCTGCGCCTGCATCAGCTCGACGCCCGGAAGGACGAATTTCTCAGCCAGGTCAGCCACGAAGTCCGTACCCCCATGACCTCCATTCGTTCTTTCGCCGAGTTGTTATTGAACATCGACGCGCTGTCCAACGAACAATCCCAACGGTTCATCCGCATCATTCATGAGGAAAGCCTGCGACTCACCCGACTTCTGGATGAAATCCTTGAGATGAGTCACCTGGAACAGGGCCATCTGCAGATCGAATCGACTCCCGTCAATCCGGAAACTCTCATCGATCGCGCACTGGATACCTGCCACGGCCTGGCGGAACAACACCAGGTAAGGCTCGTTAGCGGCGAGCGCGCCGCGCTTGCGCAGGTACGCGGCGATGCCGAACGACTCTATCAGGTACTCATCAACCTGCTAACCAACGCTATCCTGTATAACACCAATCCCCAGCCGTGGGTCCAGGTGGAAAGCCGAAACATCGGTAGTCATTACGAACTGGATATCATCGACAACGGACCGGGCATTGCGGATATCACACAGGTATTTGAAAAATTCAGCCGCGGCAACCAGAACGCCGCCAATCCTCACGGCAGCGGGCTCGGTCTTGCCATCAGCCGCCGTCTTGTCCAGAAAATGAACGGCGAACTGGCTATCGTTAACAGCAGCGACCGGGGAACCCGTTTCAGACTACGATTGCCGCTGAACGACGAAAAGACTGGCGGCGATTGA
- the ligA gene encoding NAD-dependent DNA ligase LigA: protein MMNASDKVRHRINELREQIDYHNYRYYVLDDPEIPDAEYDRLMRELEDLEAEHPELVTPDSPTQRVGATPLSAFEEVKHELPMLSLGNAFDEDEVQAFDRRAREKLQVDTIEYAVEPKLDGLAISLLYENGKLIRGATRGDGTTGEDVTQNVRTIETIPLKLRGSDYPARLEVRGEVIIARQGFEQLNKTREQAGEKTFANPRNAAAGSLRQLDARLTAKRPLSFFCYGAGLVEGAELPDRHSAILEQLREWGMRTNPETRVVEGIQGCLDYYQTMQEKRDNLDYEIDGLVYKVNRVDQQQALGYVSRAPRWAIAHKFPAQEEMTRLIGIDVQVGRTGALTPVARLEPVHVGGVTVSNATLHNQDEIDRLDVRVGDTVIIRRAGDVIPQVVSVVESKREGKLKKYHLPRTCPVCGSQTVRHEGEAVTYCTGGLYCAAQRKQALKHFASRRALDIEGLGDKLVDQLVDEDYVHDPADLFCLEKDQLVQLERMADKSAQNLIDALEKSRNTTLERFIYALGIHDVGEATARSLANHFGSLDALMKADKEALMAVPDIGPIVAESILTFFKQKHNQEVIEKLIRSGVTWETIEVKPAEELPLNGKTFVLTGTLESMSRDDAKAALQALGAKVTGSVSKKTDYVVVGADPGSKADKAESLGVEILDEAAFLDLIK, encoded by the coding sequence ATAATGAATGCCAGCGACAAAGTTCGGCACCGTATCAACGAGCTGCGCGAGCAGATTGATTATCATAATTACCGCTATTACGTGCTGGACGATCCCGAGATCCCGGATGCGGAATACGATCGCCTGATGCGCGAGCTCGAGGATCTGGAAGCCGAGCATCCTGAACTGGTCACCCCCGATTCCCCGACCCAGCGGGTTGGTGCGACGCCGTTATCCGCCTTTGAGGAAGTCAAACACGAACTGCCGATGCTGTCGCTGGGCAATGCCTTTGATGAGGATGAGGTCCAGGCATTCGATCGCCGGGCCCGGGAGAAGCTGCAGGTCGATACCATTGAATATGCCGTGGAACCAAAGCTCGATGGACTGGCCATCAGTCTGTTGTATGAAAACGGTAAACTGATCCGTGGCGCCACCCGTGGTGACGGTACCACCGGGGAGGACGTCACCCAGAACGTGCGCACGATCGAGACGATTCCGCTAAAGCTGCGGGGTTCCGATTACCCGGCACGTCTGGAGGTGCGCGGCGAGGTCATCATCGCCAGGCAGGGTTTTGAGCAGCTCAATAAAACGCGCGAACAAGCCGGGGAGAAAACCTTCGCCAATCCGCGTAACGCTGCTGCCGGCAGCCTGCGTCAGCTCGATGCGCGGCTCACCGCCAAACGTCCGCTATCGTTTTTTTGTTACGGCGCGGGGCTGGTGGAGGGCGCCGAGCTGCCGGATCGCCACAGTGCAATTCTGGAACAGTTACGTGAATGGGGCATGCGCACCAACCCCGAGACCCGGGTGGTCGAGGGGATCCAGGGCTGTCTGGATTACTACCAGACAATGCAGGAAAAACGCGACAATCTCGATTACGAGATCGACGGGCTGGTCTACAAGGTCAATCGCGTGGATCAACAACAGGCACTGGGCTATGTCTCCCGGGCCCCGCGCTGGGCTATTGCCCACAAGTTTCCCGCCCAGGAGGAGATGACCCGACTGATCGGCATCGACGTGCAGGTCGGGCGAACCGGCGCGTTGACCCCGGTGGCGCGTCTCGAACCGGTGCATGTTGGCGGTGTCACGGTCAGCAACGCCACCCTGCATAACCAGGACGAGATCGATCGCCTCGATGTGCGCGTCGGCGATACGGTTATCATTCGCCGCGCCGGGGATGTGATTCCGCAGGTGGTCAGCGTGGTCGAATCCAAACGTGAAGGCAAACTGAAAAAATACCACCTGCCCAGAACCTGCCCGGTCTGTGGCTCACAAACCGTCCGCCATGAAGGGGAAGCGGTCACCTATTGTACCGGTGGCCTCTATTGTGCCGCCCAGCGCAAGCAGGCGCTCAAACACTTCGCCTCACGTCGTGCCCTGGATATCGAGGGACTGGGTGACAAGCTGGTGGATCAACTGGTGGATGAAGATTATGTGCATGATCCGGCCGATCTGTTTTGCCTGGAGAAAGACCAACTGGTACAGCTGGAACGCATGGCCGACAAGTCGGCGCAGAATCTGATCGACGCTCTGGAAAAAAGCCGCAACACAACCCTGGAACGGTTTATCTATGCGCTGGGGATTCATGATGTGGGCGAGGCGACAGCACGTTCACTGGCCAATCACTTCGGTTCGCTGGATGCCCTGATGAAGGCCGACAAGGAGGCGTTGATGGCGGTGCCGGATATCGGCCCCATCGTCGCCGAGAGTATTCTGACCTTCTTCAAACAGAAACATAACCAGGAAGTGATCGAAAAACTGATCCGCTCGGGTGTGACCTGGGAAACTATTGAAGTCAAACCGGCCGAGGAACTGCCGCTCAATGGCAAAACATTTGTTTTGACCGGCACACTTGAGAGCATGAGCCGCGACGACGCGAAAGCCGCGCTGCAGGCACTCGGCGCCAAGGTGACCGGCAGCGTTTCCAAAAAAACCGATTATGTCGTGGTCGGTGCCGATCCCGGTTCCAAGGCCGACAAGGCGGAATCGCTGGGTGTGGAAATTCTGGATGAGGCGGCATTTCTGGATTTGATTAAATAG
- the zipA gene encoding cell division protein ZipA, whose product MDPLRLTLLAIGVAFVAIFYLVMRLRSGQRLRWPGFLRLPRLSLPTFGRHRVNDSDDVNTTASRDNYYDDLDDEDLQALSQMSWHARRDDDVDVASLSGLSAVDAEEDDGESLVIVLNVMAKAGRQFAGMDILDALYANDLRHGEMMIFHRYPEQGGGRPVFSLANTVEPGTFDLHAIEQLQTPGVSLFMQLPAPIDSREAFELMLKTGRNLAEQLGGDLCDERRNLLTLQTIGHLKEQIESFLFRRKMAGLQKQRPRGKGRGTSH is encoded by the coding sequence ATGGATCCGCTGCGGCTGACCCTGCTGGCAATCGGTGTCGCGTTCGTCGCGATTTTCTATCTGGTCATGCGCCTGCGTTCCGGGCAGAGACTGCGTTGGCCCGGCTTCCTGCGTCTTCCGCGTCTCTCTTTACCGACCTTTGGACGGCATCGCGTCAATGACAGCGATGACGTCAACACGACCGCATCACGGGACAATTACTACGATGATCTGGACGACGAGGATCTGCAGGCCCTGTCACAAATGTCATGGCATGCCCGTCGCGACGATGATGTGGATGTCGCCAGCCTGAGTGGTCTCAGTGCCGTTGATGCCGAAGAGGACGACGGCGAATCCCTGGTGATCGTCCTCAATGTCATGGCCAAAGCGGGCCGGCAGTTTGCCGGCATGGATATTCTCGATGCGTTGTACGCCAACGATCTGCGCCACGGCGAGATGATGATTTTTCATCGCTATCCCGAACAGGGGGGCGGACGTCCCGTGTTCAGCCTGGCCAATACCGTGGAACCGGGAACATTCGACCTCCATGCCATCGAGCAACTACAGACCCCGGGAGTCTCCCTGTTTATGCAGCTGCCCGCGCCGATCGACTCGCGCGAAGCCTTCGAGCTGATGCTCAAAACCGGCCGCAACCTGGCCGAACAACTGGGCGGCGACCTGTGCGACGAACGACGCAACCTCCTTACCCTGCAGACCATCGGCCACCTCAAGGAACAGATCGAGTCCTTTTTATTCCGCCGCAAAATGGCTGGCCTGCAGAAACAGCGCCCCAGGGGCAAGGGTCGAGGGACGAGTCACTAG